The Symphalangus syndactylus isolate Jambi chromosome 6, NHGRI_mSymSyn1-v2.1_pri, whole genome shotgun sequence genome contains the following window.
acttacAGAATAAGAGATGCCAATGTACAGACCACAGAAATTTAAGGTGTTAAACTTGTCAGTTTTGCTTAAGAGCCATCACTTTTAAAGACATAAAACATTCAGCTAAAGTCCACCCCTCctatctttttcctttcctcttaacTCTAAATATCCTGATGTTTCATGCTATCATTCAAATCCTATTTTGTTTACTATACCTATATTTATGCAATTTGCCTTTTTCAccaactattaatattttgatatttaccATAATGATTCATGTAGACCTGGCTGATTCATATTAGCTTCTACACTGAGCTTCATCATAAGAGTAAATCTCAGTTGATCCACTCCAGGTAGACTACTTCTGTTGTAAACATTCAAAGGGTGCTTTACTGACCAATCTTGTGCATATCTCCTTGTGAACATGCGCAAATTTCTCTAAGTCCATTCCTTGAAATGGCATTTCTGGGTCGTAAAGTATGCATCCTCCAACTTTACTAGGCATtgctaaaattatttccaaaatgatTGTATCAATTTATACATCTATCAAAAATATaagtcctttgtccacttttttcctggtgtttttttcttcttactgaTTTTTAAGCATTCTTTTGGAAGTCATTTCAATGTAAATATATTCTTCCAATTTATGGCTTGAAGTTTCACTTTGTTAATAGTCACTTTAATCATTAAAATACCTTAATAATAATGTGGaaaattttatcaatattttacttCTAAGTTTGTGCTTTGTGTCTTAAAATGGAATTCTCAACCCCAACGTGGTGtatacatttcttcattttcttctaagtGTTTAAAAATTTCCTCTTCACATTTAAATCTTCAAACCATCTGGAATGTATTTTTGTGTATGCTGTTATGGCATCTCACTTTATCTTTTAAcagatagtctttttttttattttagaagttcATTTTGCCAccaatgacttttaaaattaccTCTGTTGCATAATGTGACAGAAGTGGACTTGTTTCTAGGATCACAGTTTTGGTCTATTGGTCTGTCTATCCTTGTTTGCTGATATCATACAATTAAATTGCTAGAGCTTTGTAGTAAGTCTTGGTATCTGTAGGATGAGTGCTTCCTAACAACTGTTCATCTGAATTGATTTGGCTTTTCTTGCTCTTTATTCCATCATGCAAATTTGAGGATTAGCTATATCTCCCATTAGTGTCTCTTTTCTAAATACTTGTTTCTTAGTAATTTGTTGGTGGCGAAATGAAGCTATTGATTTTTTGTGGTTGGTTTACCAAATCTTTTATTATTCCATCATTgatcaacacaaataaatggtgtTATTcggaaagaggggaggggagctgTATGAAAAAAATCATGAAGTGACTTCATTTGAAGTTGTTTTTCCAAATTAATTTGATGAGGTTGAGAATAGTTATAATAAAGTCTTCCCAACCATGAGCATATCGATCTGTTATAGTTCTTCTTTTAGGTCCTTTAATAAAGATTAGTAATTTTTTCATAAAGATCTTACATATTTTTGCTAGATTAATTCCTGGATCATTTTTTAGCTATTTCTTGCATTTGATCTTCTGAGCCACTAGTGTGTCCTCTCCTTTAATGCACCTACTTTATTACTgtcaaaaaaaatcatgtttttaaaagttgtgtatgtgagtgtgttgCATTCAGATCCCTTTaagtactttttgttgttgttcccttATCTGTTTCCTCCAGCAATTATTACACTGAACATAGGTCATAAACCTTACCCTGATCCTTCTTTCTCTGGTTGCTATAGTCCCTTGACTGTACAATTACCTTTCTCACAGATAAATTGGGGAATCCACAGGTGCTGAATGGAAAAGATGTTTAAGAGGAAACTTAACGTTCCTCTTGACAGATCTTGGAGAAAGACTCTAATCTTTTTCTGTTGAAGCCCTTCTCCCCACCTTAAAACTAGGAAACAACCCATCCAACCCCTCGCCTTTTGTGGACAGGAAAACCAGCCCCTTCATGCCAGTCTGAGATCCTCAGAGGTTGAAACGCCAAGCTCTTTCAGGGATTCTCTGGCCTTTGCTCCTGAGCTCTGAAGCTGCTCACTTTTGATTCCTCCATCCCTAAGGGAAGAAGCTCAATTCTCTCCACAGGACTAAGTGGCTGGCTCTAGAGCCAAAGGCAAGTAGCTGGGAGTTAGGAATGGAAGCCATTATGGTCCCCAAATCCACCATTGGTTTATTTTCTActtgtttcttaataaatttgTTGGTGGTGAAAACGAATGCTATCAACTGAAGGATTTTGGATTTGCTTGTTTTGTAGCTTTGTGGTTGGTTGGCCAAACCTTTGATATAGTATTCCACTGTTGTTCAAAACATAAATAGTACTTTTGGGAGTGAGGGGACAGGTGATCCTGTAGATTcccaaagaaaaggcaaaaaggcAAAACATGGCCAACATTATCCATTTACTTTTCAGATTTACTGAgtgaatataattttctttacatAAACATTTGATCTAAatcacttttgttgttgttgttgctggttgtttggtttttaataCTGGAAACAAAGATTCAGTTTGAAAGATACCCTGAAATCTTAAGAGTAGCATACACCAatccctcccactctccacccaaaatctaGTTGGTTTAAAGAGCAGAATGatccatttttccattttaggtGAGCAGATGTTTATGAAAGATCTTAGAACTGTTTGCCTCATTTATCAAGAAAATTTACAAGGGAAGAAGCCATTAATCGAATTTCTACTTGTAAATATAAGAAGACTAGTACTCAGGTTCATATACTTTTAACatgagcttgttgaaagaaacgTTAACAATTCCAAAACTAAATTAAATGGATTTTAAGTTTTTTCTCccaaaagcataaaaatggagACGATCTTAACAGGAAATTCTTAAAAGGTAAAAACAACTCTTCCTTGTACTAGTCCTTGGGTAGCTACCATAAAACAGGTTCTTCTTTTAGTTAGTTTCTTTGAAAAGGATTTTTGGTCCCAAGTCTGTTCCTGCTTAGTATCTGCTCCGGCCTCCTCCTCTCTCCAAGCGGCCTCCTAGACGGCCTCCTCCCCTGGGCACTCTGCAGCCTGACCGGCTGTAAGAATCACGCTGGGGAGGGCAGCCCCTTTCCATGGACAGAGAGAGCCCACGATCTGGTCTGCCCACCCGGTCTCGGCCCCTCGAGTAGTGGTCGCTCCGGCCATAACTGCTGCTGTAACTGTCGCGGCCGCCTCTGTAGGCATCGGGTGAGCAGCCCCGGTACTCCTCGTAGCGGCCTCTTCCTCCGTAAGATGGCGGTGTCTCCCGTCCTGGGGCGGCGCCGCGCAGGTCTCCGTAGCTCTCGAAGGGCTCTCGATAGGAGCCTCTGCTCAGATGATCCCCGTAGTCACGGTCGCGACCCCCGTAGCCGTCTCGGTCGCTGTAGCCTCTCAAGGGACAGTCGTCCCGGACACTGGAGTGGCCGTAATCGCGGTGGGTGTACTCTCTGGGCGAGGGGGCAAAACCCCGGGGTTCGCGGTAGTCTCGGCTCGAGTAGCCGTCTCTGGACGAGTAGCCCTCATCCTGCGGACCCAGGTAGGGGTCGCGGCGCGGCGGCAGCGGCTCCCGGCGCGGTGGGCCTGAGTAGCCGTCTCGCCCCCGCACGGCCAGGGACCTCCCGCGCATTCCACTGACGCTGCTGCGAGCCGGGCCCGACGGCGCGGCCCTCTTGGGGGGTGGGCCGGACctgcgcggcggcggcggcccgcGCTTCAGGGGCATCCGGGCCCTGGAGGGCCGCAGGTCGAAATCCCCCGCGTAGCCGCCGTCGTCATCGGGCCCGCCCCGGGATGGGGAACGCCGCGGGCCGCAGCCACCCCCACGGGTTCCGCGCAGGAACCTCGGGCGACCGCGGCTGCGGGGAGGCGGCGGGCCCCGCCGGCTACTCTCGAACGCCGGTTTGGTGGCCTGGGCCACCTTGATGGCCTTACCATCCAGGGACTTGCCGTTCATGTCTCTGGCGGCGGCCTTGGCGTCTGCGGGGCTTTCAAAGGTGACGAACGCGAAGCCCCTCGACTTGTTGGTTTCTCGGTCTTTCATCAGGAGCACCTCGACGATGCGGCCATACTTGCCAAACTCGGCTTCGAGGGCTTTCTCGTCGGTTTCGAGGTTGAGGCCACCAATGAACAGCTTCCCCGGGCGATCCGCTTCAACCATGTCTGCCGGTCGAACGGTCGGTCAGTGGCGGTGGGAGGCGATGAGACGGCGGAAGTCGCAGTCTTCGAGCTCGCTCGTCGAGGGCGGCTCCTACCGGTCAGGCGGCGCGTAGTCGCCGAGTTCCCGGAACCGCAGCCTCAGCCCCGCTGCGGGGTGCGCCCCTACTGCCTGTGATTGGTCGGCTGTCTCCAGAGGGCCGATTCGCCGTCGGGAAAGTCGGCAGTTTTGTGTCTCCTTTTCAGTCTTTAACTTCCTGTTCACCTGACCCGGGCTTAACGGCTTTAATGGCCTCCTGAAAGCTCAGGGAAAAGCCGTTAGgtggaaaaaatttttttctattacttttaaTGAGAACAATTGTAATGATCCCAAACCTAAGCTACCCAAACcattttcaaacagaaaaaaagtatgaatttttaaaattattactaaaattattaagttaaaaatcatttttcaattattaaaaatagagTAATAACAGTTTACAAGTTTAAATTTTACCTTACTGATCTTTTTAAACTAATCAGCTTTTAGCCTTGTCTATCctctgttttgattttgtttggtgctgttgtctttattttttacatttattggatttgtttatattattttgttctatttttttaaataaggcacTTAGCGCATtaagagtttaaaaaatgtttcttctaattGTTACGTTTAAGGTTAAAACTTATTCTCTATGCACTGGTTAATATCATGTCTTGAGCTGTAATATAtgttgttttcattgttgttCAGTTCCtaagattttctcatttttattatttcctttttggaCCATGTATTAAAGAAGTATGTTTgtaaattttcaaacatatgtACCTGttggttattttttaatatgctgtgTACGATATCCATTGTTTTTCGTTGAGACTTGCTTTGTGACCTAATATGGTGTAATTAATGTTCCATATATACTGAGCAGAAAGTGTATTCTCTAAAAGTTGGACAaagttctttcttattttgtgatATCTAAATCTTCCCttttctaacttattttttatttgatagaaTTGGCAAACACTAGAACTGTCTtaaaatttaccataattgtggatttgtaaatttatctttgtttttatgtctGGTTTTTCTTCATGTAATTTAAGGTTATATTGTGAGATATATAAAAATTGAGAATTGCTACGTATTTCTGGTGAAtaccttttttatataatgatccTCATTACTCATAAAAACCTTTTtaccttagtccattttgtgtgaTGCTTATATCTTTCGGTACTTTTGCAATTTCTTCCTAAATCTTTGCTATCAGCCatacctttccttcttccttttttctatctttcttgccttttcttgtAGTAAGTgatttgtctttgtttctttttcctccacTATGGAAGAAGTTATGCcttctatttctacttttttgaatGACTGCCCTTAATGTTTTTATTGAATGCTAACTTAAAAATGCTAAGTTTATAAATTTACTTATAAAATCAAGTTTACTGCTTAATTTTTATCCATGTAACCATGACCCACATTAAAATCTATAACATTTCCATCGCTCCAGAGGGTTCACTTGTGCCACTTATTAATCAAACCTAACTGAGATATGCTCTCCTGGCACAATAAGACCAGATAGCCACACCGAGGTTTGCAGCAGGAAAAAGGAGGGCATTTATTTGCAGGTCTCCAAGCAAGGAAAACCAGGCAGCTACTCTTAAATTCTGACCTCCCTGATGGCTTACAGgtaaaggtttttaaaggaaaatgtaaatttcaggaaagcagaagttacaggcaaaatcATAAGTCAATACATGGAGGTTACACATTGGTATTGGCCCAAAAGAGAGATATCTCTTGAAGTGGGGGGCTTACAGatcataggtagattcaaagattttctgatttgcagtTGGTGAAGGAAGAGAATTTGCAGTCAGTAGAAAAGAATGAGCTTTGGCTCCTGAGTGTGACTCCATCCAGGCCCCTCAGGAAGATATTTAGAACAAAGAATGGTTGACAGAGTTTAGTCCCCAGTTCCCTCTTATCTGAGGTCTACCTGCCTGTGGAATTGTTTGGTGGGATCTGGGTTTCTGAAAGAACTCAGGGACATATGTTAAGACATTATATTTAGTGTCTATAGGGGAACAAAAAATCTCCTGACTCTTAACTTCCATGGTTATTGTTTTAGGTTCCTGTTACTTTCTTGCTTATCAAGTTCCTTATTCATTTAAGGAATTTGATGAAGTTCCTTACCTTCATTCCCTGGGGCTAGCTAGATGCATGGAATGTCCTTTAAAGGAACtccagattttcttttatttccatatttgtGGGAGAGGGGTTGCAGAGGCCCCTAAAACAGGGTCTCTGCTCTGCAAAAAATGATAGGATCAAGATCAAAGTTTGGGCGAAAATTGGAATGCTTACACGGGCTTTATGTGAAATAATTGTGTCTCTTTTACCTGAATGTATTTTGGGAATGGATATTGTGTCTGACTGGGGACTGTTTCCCTACCTAGTGCTATAAAACACAAGGCATATAAATTCCATCTTTAAGCAATATTAGTTATATTTGCTAAATAGGAAGGAACAAGATTGTTCAAGCCTACACAGTATAGAATAAAACCTGAAGTGCTAGGATGCACAAATTCTGTGTACAGTGGACCTGTGTGAAGGGTAGATTAGGGTTTGTGGCAAAAGCCTGGAGGGCCTCCAGCAACAACTACAGGGACTTTGAAGTGGAGAATTTACATCCGAGTCAATTACTAGCTCAATCTCAGACATTCATTGAAACTTCCTCATGACTGAAGAAAATGTAATAATCTTATTATCTTATATCAATTAGGATAGTTATTGTCAAAAGCACAAAAATagtaagtgttggtaaggatgtggagaaattggaacccctgcgtagtgctggtgggaatataaaatggtacagccactattAAAGACAGTATGATCTTCAAAAAATTAGGAATAGGATTACCACAGGATTCAACAACACTATTTCTGGATATATAACCAAAAGATTTGAAAGCAGGTTCTTagatatttgtacacacacacacgtagcaacagtattcacaatagccaagaagtgGGAGCAGTgcaagtgtccattgacagattaatttaaaaacatagcatagtcagccctccatatctgtgggttctaCATTTATGGATTCAGCCACCTGAggatcaaaaatatttcacaaaacacTGTGtatgtactgaacatgtacagacttcaTTTTCTTGTCACTATTTCATAAACAATATCTTATAAAAACTATTTctgtagcatttacattgtattaggtattatcaGTAATCCAAAGATGATTTAAAGAATATGGGAGAGTATGTacagattatatgcaaatactacataattttatatcagggacttagCACCCCTGGATTTTAGTATCCTtggtggtcctggaaccaattccccataAATACCGAGAAACTATTCTATATAcacataagaaaatattatttagccttagggaaggaaattctgacatacaCTACGACATGGACGAAccttaaggacattatgctaggtgaaataaaccagtcacaaaaagactaATACTGTAGGAttttacttatatgaggtatctagttaaactcatagagacagaaagtagaatgtagttgccaggggctaggaggGGAAAATGAAGAGCTGTTgcttaatgagtacagagtttcagctttgcaggatgaaaaagttctggggattggttgcacaacaatatgaatacACTTAACACTACTAaactggctaagatggtgaacaCAATGTTGTAcgtattttaccacagtaaataCGAATAAACCTAACACTACCAAACAGGTTAAGATGGTGAACaccatgttatatgtattttaccacagtaaatatgaatatacttaatactaCCAAACTGGTTAAGATGGTGAACAccatgttacatgtattttaccacagtaaatattaatacacTTAACACTACCAAACTGGTTAAGATGGTGAACacagttatatgtattttaccacagtttaaattttattgaaatacagAGTTTTTCCCCACACCAACCAGTTCTCCAGCTCccagacaccaactgggtgtcctacaattcaattttGACACTAACTACCTGAAGTATTGCAGACCTCAAAGGGCTTATTTCTACAAGATTACCCCCAACTTCAGACACCAGTCACAAGAAGTGGATCCCCAGATGACCTACACTTCTTATCCGACTTGGCCACAAATTGGGAATTCCCACAACCCTCTCTTTGGGTTTGATAATTTACTATGATGTCTCACAGAAATCTGGAAAACACATTTCCGGTCTATTACAAAGATTATGATAAAAGATACAGATGAACAACAGATGAAGATATACATAGGTCAAGGTCTGGAAGGGTCCAGAGTGTAGGGGCTTCTGACCCATGAAGCTGGAGTGAGCCACCCTTCTAGCAAGTGAatgtgttcaccaacctggaAGCTCTCCGAAGCCAGCCTTTTCGGGATTTTTACAGAGGCTTCATGACATAGACACAATTGATTAAGTCAATCTCTAGCCCATTTCCCCTCCCTGGAGGATGGGGTGTGAGGCTGAAAATTCTCCACCTCTAATCATGGCTTGGTATTTCTGGTGACCAGCGGCCATCCCAAAGCTATCCAGGAGCCCACCAAGAGTCACCTCAATAAAACAAAGGGTACTCCTATCTCCCAGGAAGTTCTAAAGGTTTTAAGACCTCTGTGTCAGTAACTGCGAGCAGAAACGAAACCTATTTCTTATGTCAAAATAGGAAAACACTACTGGAGGAGCAGGTAGACTCTTTTCCCCAGGACTGACTTTGGAATATTTGAGGAGGTGCCAGATTCTATACTATGGATAGTAGCCTGTGAATAGTTCTCAAATGACCAGCAGAAAGTTGTTTGGTTTATAAATAGCAGTTTCAAGGTGAATGGACAGCATCCTATTTGGAAGGCCACTAtgtttgaaaaacataaaaacaaaccaGTTTGATGGGCAACATTATGTGCTATTTTCCTTATAGTGATAGAAGAATTGAACAAAGATAAAAATCCCCCACTTGAGATTTTACTGCTTTGTGGATGGTGACCAATTGCCTGACCATATGGTCAGACAGAGAGCAATGTAAAACTGCCTATTAAAGGCATACCCATAGGAAAATCAGCAAGAGAATTTGGGGAGGAGTGCATTAAGGTAGAACACATTGGTACCCAACAGAAGAATCCATTTATAGGTTCAGCAGGTGACTGCAATTGACCAGTAGATATCCCAGCATGCTTGCTTGAAGTGGCCACCTGGGTCCATGAAATGAGTGGACACTGGGGTCCTGCAGCAATGTAGAGATGGATGAACTCTAGACATATTCCTCTTCCACCTCTGAAGCACAAAATACCACTAAAAACTGTTTTGTCTTCCAAAAATAAGAGACAGACACTGCAGATGGCTGTGTGTCAACAGTCCCTGGGAGAAGACCCTGAACAAGCTGGTAGGTGGGACTGATGCTGGCTATGAGGGGGTCTTGATGGGAACAGACACTGGACTTGGCTTTCCTTACCCAGTGATAGATGCAAATATTCAGAGAACTGTCAAAGAATCGGAATAGAAGATATTGCATCAATTTGGACTACCAAGTAACATTTCGTCAGACTGAGGAACATCTCTCACAATCTATAATTTCAAGAATGGGCAGAGAGATATTTTC
Protein-coding sequences here:
- the RBMXL2 gene encoding RNA-binding motif protein, X-linked-like-2; protein product: MVEADRPGKLFIGGLNLETDEKALEAEFGKYGRIVEVLLMKDRETNKSRGFAFVTFESPADAKAAARDMNGKSLDGKAIKVAQATKPAFESSRRGPPPPRSRGRPRFLRGTRGGGCGPRRSPSRGGPDDDGGYAGDFDLRPSRARMPLKRGPPPPRRSGPPPKRAAPSGPARSSVSGMRGRSLAVRGRDGYSGPPRREPLPPRRDPYLGPQDEGYSSRDGYSSRDYREPRGFAPSPREYTHRDYGHSSVRDDCPLRGYSDRDGYGGRDRDYGDHLSRGSYREPFESYGDLRGAAPGRETPPSYGGRGRYEEYRGCSPDAYRGGRDSYSSSYGRSDHYSRGRDRVGRPDRGLSLSMERGCPPQRDSYSRSGCRVPRGGGRLGGRLERGGGRSRY